The following proteins come from a genomic window of Streptomyces sp. NBC_01716:
- the nadA gene encoding quinolinate synthase NadA: MTTAQARQDLDVQPTPLALLLLGREADARSERGVECPGDLPSPSDPDLVERARAAKEKLGEKVFILGHHYQRDEVIQFADVTGDSFKLAKDAAARPEAEYIVFCGVHFMAESADILTADGQKVVLPDLAAGCSMADMATAEQVAECWDVLTDAGIAEQVVPVSYMNSSADIKAFTGEHGGTICTSSNAERALNWAFEQGEKVLFLPDQHLGRNTAVRDLGMSLEDCVLYNPHKPNGGLTTEELRNAKMILWRGHCSVHGRFSLDSVNDVRERVPGVNVLVHPECKHEVVSAADYVGSTEYIIKTLEEAPAGSKWAIGTELNLVRRLANRFAADDKEIVFLDKTVCFCSTMNRIDLPHLVWALESLADGKEINRIQVDKETADFAQLALERMLALP; the protein is encoded by the coding sequence GTGACCACGGCCCAAGCTCGTCAGGATCTCGATGTCCAGCCGACGCCCCTCGCACTGCTCCTGCTCGGCCGTGAGGCCGACGCCCGGAGCGAGCGCGGCGTGGAGTGCCCCGGCGACCTCCCGTCGCCGTCCGACCCGGATCTGGTCGAACGCGCCCGCGCGGCGAAGGAGAAGCTCGGCGAGAAGGTCTTCATCCTCGGCCACCACTACCAGCGCGACGAGGTCATCCAGTTCGCCGACGTGACCGGGGACTCGTTCAAGCTGGCCAAGGACGCAGCGGCGCGCCCCGAGGCCGAGTACATCGTCTTCTGCGGCGTCCACTTCATGGCCGAGTCCGCGGACATCCTGACGGCCGACGGCCAGAAGGTCGTCCTGCCCGACCTGGCCGCCGGCTGCTCCATGGCGGACATGGCGACGGCCGAACAGGTCGCCGAGTGCTGGGACGTACTGACCGACGCCGGCATAGCCGAGCAGGTCGTACCCGTCTCGTACATGAACTCCTCCGCCGACATCAAGGCCTTCACCGGCGAGCACGGCGGCACGATCTGCACCTCGTCCAACGCCGAACGCGCCCTGAACTGGGCCTTCGAGCAGGGCGAGAAGGTCCTCTTCCTCCCCGACCAGCACCTCGGCCGCAACACCGCCGTACGGGACCTGGGGATGTCCCTGGAGGACTGCGTCCTCTACAACCCGCACAAGCCGAACGGCGGTCTGACCACCGAGGAGCTGCGGAACGCGAAGATGATCCTGTGGCGCGGCCACTGCTCCGTGCACGGCCGTTTCTCGCTGGACTCGGTGAACGACGTCCGCGAGCGGGTCCCGGGGGTGAACGTGCTGGTCCACCCGGAGTGCAAGCACGAGGTGGTCTCCGCCGCCGATTACGTCGGCTCGACGGAGTACATCATCAAGACGCTGGAGGAGGCGCCGGCCGGTTCGAAGTGGGCGATCGGCACCGAGCTGAATCTGGTACGGCGGCTGGCGAACCGTTTCGCCGCCGACGACAAGGAGATCGTCTTCCTCGACAAGACGGTGTGCTTCTGCTCGACGATGAACCGCATCGATCTGCCGCATCTGGTGTGGGCGCTCGAATCGCTCGCCGACGGCAAGGAGATCAACCGGATCCAGGTCGACAAGGAGACGGCGGACTTCGCGCAGCTGGCGCTGGAGCGGATGCTGGCGCTGCCGTAG
- a CDS encoding HesB/IscA family protein, whose product MSVSDETTTVSDGILLSDAAAGKVKALLDQEGRDDLALRVAVQPGGCSGLRYQLFFDERSLDGDVVKDFGGVKVVTDRMSAPYLGGASIDFVDTIEKQGFTIDNPNATGSCACGDSFS is encoded by the coding sequence ATGTCCGTATCGGACGAGACCACCACCGTAAGCGACGGCATCCTCCTGTCCGACGCCGCCGCGGGCAAGGTCAAGGCCCTGCTCGACCAGGAAGGCAGGGACGACCTCGCGCTGCGCGTCGCGGTCCAGCCCGGCGGCTGTTCCGGTCTCCGTTACCAGCTCTTCTTCGACGAGCGCTCGCTGGACGGCGACGTCGTCAAGGACTTCGGCGGCGTCAAGGTCGTGACCGACCGGATGAGCGCCCCGTATCTGGGTGGCGCCTCCATCGACTTCGTCGACACCATCGAGAAGCAGGGCTTCACGATCGACAACCCCAACGCCACCGGCTCCTGCGCCTGCGGCGACTCCTTCAGCTGA